A region from the Musa acuminata AAA Group cultivar baxijiao chromosome BXJ1-10, Cavendish_Baxijiao_AAA, whole genome shotgun sequence genome encodes:
- the LOC135595210 gene encoding uncharacterized protein LOC135595210, giving the protein MGTPWTLFDPYLLLFSLVLVAVFGVAAFFLEHMRRIGCKHSLERTASSDDFFEDPNSLKKVRCPSVFDQAEKYISLIIPAFNEEHRLPGAFAETINYLQKRSASDKSFSYEVLIVDDGSSDRTSNVAFDFVRKYKIENVRVLILGRNHGKGEAIRKGMLHSRGELLLMLDADGATKITDLEKLECQICTLAEKVKELNPDDQSLKLSDIEVAAFGSRAHLEKQALATRKWYRNLLMKGFHLVVLLTAGPGIRDTQCGFKMFTRTAARRLFTNMRLKRWCFDVELVYLCKHLSIPMIEVSVNWSEIPGSKVRLTSIIHMLFELILIRLGYGLGIWKIHT; this is encoded by the exons ATGGGAACGCCGTGGACTCTCTTCGATCCGTatctcctcctcttttctctg GTGCTGGTCGCAGTGTTTGGCGTCGCCGCTTTCTTCCTCGAGCACATGAGAAGGATCGGTTGCAAACATTC ACTTGAAAGAACCGCTTCTTCGGATGATTTCTTCGAAGATCCGAACTCCCTGAAGAAG GTCCGTTGTCCCTCTGTATTTGATCAAGCTGAAAAGTACATATCTCTGATTATTCCTGCATTCAACGAGGAGCATAGGCTTCCTGGAGCTTTCGCTGAGACCATTAA CTATCTCCAAAAACGTTCAGCCTCAGACAAGTCCTTTTCGTATGAG GTGTTGATTGTTGATGATGGGAGCAGTGATCGGACATCAAATGTAGCTTTTGATTTTGTTAGGAAATACAAGATTGAAAATGTAAGGGTTTTAATTCTTGGGAGAAATCATGGAAAAGGTGAAGCTATAAGAAAG GGAATGCTACATTCACGTGGTGAATTACTCCTTATGCTTGATGCTGATGGAGCAACCAAAATAACTGACCTGGAAAAGCTCGAATGTCAG ATTTGCACATTAGCCGAGAAGGTTAAAGAATTGAATCCCGATGATCAGAGTTTGAAGTTATCTGATATTGAAGTTGCTGCATTTGGTTCTCGCGCTCATCTGGAGAAACAGGCTCTTGCCACG AGGAAGTGGTACAGGAATCTTCTCATGAAGGGCTTCCATCTAGTTGTTCTGTTGACTGCCGGTCCTGGAATCCGTGATACTCAG TGTGGCTTTAAGATGTTCACACGAACTGCTGCCAGGAGATTGTTCACAAATATGAGGCTAAAAAG GTGGTGCTTTGATGTTGAGCTGGTCTACTTATGCAAGCATCTCAGCATACCAATGATTGAGGTCTCTGTTAACTGGTCTGAGATTCCAGGATCCAAAGTGCGCTTGACTAGTATCATTCACATGCTTTTTGAGCTTATTCTGATTCGACTGGGTTATGGGTTAGGCATATGGAAAATACACACCTGA
- the LOC135595211 gene encoding mitochondrial import inner membrane translocase subunit Tim9-like, with protein MDKSMLGDLESLPEEDKIRMSAMIDQLQIRDSLRMYNTLVERCFSECVDTFRRKSLDKQEETCVRRCAEKFLKHSMRVGMRFAELNQGAPTPD; from the exons ATGGACAAGAGCATGCTCGGAGATCTCGAGTCTCTCCCTGAGGAGGACAAGATCAGGATGTCCGCCATGATAGATCAGCTCCAGATTCGGGACAG TTTAAGAATGTACAATACACTAGTGGAGAGGTGCTTTTCCGAATGCGTGGACACCTTCCGTCGCAAATCTCTTGATAAGCAAGAAGAAACATGCGTTCGCAGGTGTGCCGAGAAATTTCTGAAGCATTCGATGAGGGTCGGCATGAGATTTGCAGAGCTGAATCAGGGTGCTCCCACTCCAGATTAA
- the LOC103999920 gene encoding CAX-interacting protein 4-like → MPATAGRVRMPANNRVHSSAALQTHGIWQSAIGYDPYAPANKDSAKESALPGEDGSAAENAYASFQGLLALARVTGSGSNEARGSCRKCGRVGHLTFQCRNFLSAKDSAVFDKDKDADAIQAAAHTAFEQIKKSSGLEPESSEEEEEESDSSDSDIDPDIEKIIAARFSKKSRKRMEDNSEEKKGSQWWQRRSKKRSDNKNSGGGNDPDSEEEDEKREKRRRHRRSDDDGEEKPRHKHSRKSRKDKKTRRHRKDDSDDESEGKSDRHHRHHHKRKNSQRNDSESDSDEHEQTRKKRAYSENGSESNGSDDLHLRKGKKSSKHRCRNHQRKKRN, encoded by the coding sequence ATGCCGGCGACCGCGGGGCGCGTCCGGATGCCGGCGAACAACCGGGTGCACAGCAGCGCCGCTCTGCAGACCCACGGCATATGGCAGAGTGCCATCGGGTACGACCCTTACGCCCCCGCCAACAAGGACTCGGCCAAGGAATCCGCACTCCCCGGCGAGGATGGCTCCGCCGCCGAGAACGCTTATGCCAGCTTCCAGGGACTCCTCGCCCTCGCCCGCGTCACCGGCTCCGGATCCAACGAGGCCCGGGGCTCCTGCAGGAAGTGCGGCCGCGTCGGCCACCTCACCTTCCAGTGCCGCAACTTTCTCAGCGCCAAGGATTCCGCTGTTTTCGACAAGGACAAGGACGCCGACGCCATTCAGGCCGCTGCCCACACCGCCTTCGAGCAGATCAAGAAGTCCAGCGGACTCGAGCCCGAAAGcagcgaggaagaggaagaggagagcgaTAGCTCGGACTCCGACATTGATCCAGATATTGAGAAGATCATCGCTGCACGATTCAGTAAGAAGTCGAGGAAGAGGATGGAGGACAATTCTGAAGAGAAGAAGGGGAGTCAGTGGTGGCAACGGAGATCCAAGAAGAGGAGTGACAATAAGAACTCAGGTGGGGGCAACGACCCCGATAGCGAAGAAGAGgacgagaagagggagaagaggaggaggcataGGCGTTCTGATGATGACGGGGAGGAGAAACCACGGCATAAGCATAGTAGGAAGAGTAGGAAGGATAAGAAGACGAGGAGGCATAGGAAAGATGATTCTGATGATGAGTCAGAAGGGAAGTCTGATAGGCATCACCGCCACCACCATAAACGGAAGAATTCGCAGAGGAATGACTCTGAGAGCGACTCTGATGAGCATGAACAAACTAGGAAGAAGAGGGCATATTCCGAGAATGGTTCAGAGAGCAATGGATCAGATGACTTGCACTTGAGAAAGGGGAAGAAATCTTCCAAGCATAGATGCAGGAACCACCAGCGCAAGAAGAGAAATTGA